The following coding sequences lie in one Heyndrickxia oleronia genomic window:
- the radA gene encoding DNA repair protein RadA, whose translation MAKKTTKFICQSCGYESAKWMGRCPGCNEWNKMVEEVEITGKPRKGAFIHSPVGEVTKATPITTIVSEQEERVLTDLKELNRVLGGGVVPGSLVLIGGDPGIGKSTLLLQVSSQLSKDEHRVLYISGEESVKQTKLRADRLQISSDQLFVFSETNLEAIHHTIQEISPQFVVIDSIQTIYHPEVTSAPGSVSQVRECTAELMRIAKTKGIAIFIVGHVTKEGSIAGPRLLEHMVDSVLYFEGERHHSYRILRAVKNRFGSTNEMAIFEMKDYGLSEVENPSEIFLEERSKGASGSTVVASMEGTRPVLVEIQALISPSMFGMPRRTGTGIDHNRVTLLMAVLEKRVGLLLQNHDAYLKVAGGIKIDEPAIDLAVMISIASSFKDQPTKADDCIIGEVGLTGEVRRVSRIEQRVQEAAKLGFRRAIIPSNNIGGWNFPKDIQVIGVSTVQEALQQALGG comes from the coding sequence ATGGCAAAAAAGACGACGAAATTTATTTGTCAGTCTTGTGGATATGAATCTGCTAAGTGGATGGGAAGATGCCCAGGATGTAATGAGTGGAATAAAATGGTGGAAGAAGTCGAAATAACTGGGAAGCCTAGAAAAGGTGCATTCATTCATTCTCCTGTTGGTGAAGTTACAAAAGCTACCCCTATTACCACAATAGTTTCTGAGCAAGAAGAAAGGGTATTAACAGACTTAAAGGAATTAAATCGAGTGTTGGGTGGTGGAGTTGTTCCCGGTTCCCTTGTATTAATCGGTGGTGATCCAGGAATCGGTAAATCAACATTACTGCTTCAAGTTTCCTCCCAACTGTCTAAGGATGAACACCGAGTTTTATATATATCAGGAGAAGAATCAGTAAAACAAACGAAGCTACGCGCAGACCGTCTCCAAATATCGTCAGATCAATTGTTTGTGTTTTCGGAAACGAATTTAGAAGCAATTCATCATACTATCCAAGAGATTTCTCCACAATTTGTTGTGATCGATTCGATACAAACGATATATCACCCCGAGGTTACCTCTGCCCCTGGTAGTGTATCACAAGTAAGAGAATGTACAGCGGAATTAATGAGAATTGCCAAAACAAAAGGAATTGCTATTTTCATTGTTGGGCATGTTACGAAAGAGGGCTCGATTGCGGGACCAAGATTATTAGAACATATGGTAGATTCGGTGCTTTACTTTGAAGGAGAACGCCATCATTCTTATCGGATATTGAGGGCTGTGAAAAACCGTTTCGGTTCTACTAATGAAATGGCAATATTTGAAATGAAGGATTATGGCTTATCTGAGGTTGAGAATCCATCAGAAATCTTTTTAGAAGAACGTTCAAAAGGGGCATCGGGTTCAACCGTCGTCGCTTCCATGGAAGGGACACGTCCGGTCTTAGTAGAAATCCAAGCTCTAATATCCCCTTCAATGTTCGGAATGCCAAGAAGAACAGGTACGGGGATTGATCATAATCGGGTGACATTGTTGATGGCTGTACTAGAAAAAAGAGTCGGATTATTATTGCAAAATCATGATGCCTACTTAAAGGTAGCAGGCGGAATTAAAATAGATGAACCTGCTATTGATCTAGCAGTTATGATCAGCATTGCTTCTAGTTTTAAGGATCAACCGACAAAAGCAGATGATTGTATTATTGGTGAGGTTGGCCTGACAGGAGAAGTAAGGCGAGTATCTCGCATCGAGCAAAGGGTTCAGGAAGCGGCAAAATTAGGTTTTCGAAGAGCTATCATTCCAAGCAATAATATCGGTGGTTGGAATTTCCCGAAGGATATTCAAGTTATTGGAGTTTCCACTGTTCAAGAAGCTTTACAGCAAGCTTTAGGAGGATGA
- the disA gene encoding DNA integrity scanning diadenylate cyclase DisA has protein sequence MEDKRPQQKSMSEILQLIAPGTPIREGIDNVLRANTGGLIVLGFNDRIQSLVDGGFSINCVFSPSYLYELAKMDGAIILNETGNKILIANAQLAPDPSISSSETGMRHRTAERVAKQTKSLVIAISQRRNVITLYQGNFRYALKDISVILTKANQAIQTLEKYKVVLDQSISNLSVLEFEELVTYSDLLQVLHRVEMVIRIKKELITYLNELGTEGRLVRLQMKELLADIEEEALLIIQDYASDVQSKPLEMLSRFQDIVSSDVLDDNVIMKLLGYNNYIPPEEHVCPRGYRVLNKIPRLPITILENLVAQFKILPNILKATVDELDDVEGIGEIRARKIREGLKLIKEQTFADRQL, from the coding sequence ATGGAAGATAAGAGGCCTCAACAAAAATCCATGTCAGAAATTTTACAGTTAATTGCACCTGGCACACCTATAAGAGAAGGAATTGATAATGTTTTACGTGCCAATACAGGCGGGTTGATTGTTCTTGGGTTCAATGATCGGATTCAATCATTAGTAGACGGAGGATTTTCAATTAATTGTGTATTTAGTCCAAGCTATTTATATGAATTAGCAAAAATGGATGGGGCCATTATTTTAAATGAAACAGGAAATAAAATACTGATTGCCAATGCTCAATTAGCCCCAGATCCATCAATTTCCTCGTCAGAGACAGGAATGCGGCATAGAACAGCTGAAAGGGTAGCAAAGCAAACGAAATCATTAGTGATAGCTATATCACAAAGGAGAAATGTCATTACCCTCTATCAAGGAAATTTTCGGTATGCTTTAAAGGATATTTCGGTTATTTTAACAAAGGCTAATCAAGCGATTCAAACATTAGAAAAATATAAAGTTGTTTTAGACCAAAGTATTTCTAATTTATCTGTACTTGAATTTGAGGAGCTAGTAACGTATAGCGACTTATTACAAGTCCTGCATCGCGTAGAGATGGTCATTAGAATTAAGAAGGAACTAATCACTTATTTAAATGAGCTCGGAACAGAGGGCAGACTTGTTCGCTTACAAATGAAAGAGCTATTAGCTGATATTGAAGAAGAGGCTCTATTAATTATTCAAGATTATGCATCTGATGTTCAGTCTAAACCATTAGAAATGCTTTCACGATTTCAAGATATCGTTAGTTCCGATGTATTAGATGACAATGTAATCATGAAATTACTAGGTTATAACAACTATATTCCTCCTGAAGAGCATGTATGTCCAAGAGGTTATCGAGTGTTAAATAAAATTCCGAGATTACCAATAACAATATTAGAAAATTTGGTGGCTCAATTTAAAATTTTGCCCAACATATTAAAAGCAACAGTGGATGAACTGGATGATGTGGAAGGTATTGGTGAGATTAGAGCGCGGAAGATAAGAGAGGGACTAAAATTAATTAAAGAACAAACATTTGCTGACCGACAACTGTAA
- a CDS encoding PIN/TRAM domain-containing protein, with protein MLKRIVQACFIIIGGTLGIFLLPELLKLVGLSHYVLINNPYATAIFGAIIFYFISFWAVEYVVGFVKWFEDSIVKAPITEILSGSLGLIFGLFVAYLAGIPFNKMEIPILNTVIPILLTLLLGYVGFQVGFKKREELMSLFTMSARQKKKNVVESEEEIKPSNSLKLLDTSVIIDGRIADICQTGFLDGIIVIPQFVLEELQHIADSSDALKRNRGRRGLDILKRIQKELPIEVQIYEGDFEDIQEVDSKLIKLAKLTNGIVVTNDFNLNKVCELQSVQVLNINDLANAVKPVVLPGEELNVQLIKDGKEYHQGIAYLDDGTMIVVEEGRNYIGKRIDVLVTSVLQTSAGRMIFAKPKLLERAL; from the coding sequence ATGTTAAAGCGAATTGTTCAAGCATGCTTTATAATTATCGGTGGGACACTCGGTATTTTTCTCTTGCCTGAGTTATTAAAACTAGTTGGTCTTTCCCACTATGTTCTTATTAATAATCCATATGCTACTGCCATTTTCGGTGCTATTATTTTTTATTTTATTTCTTTTTGGGCTGTAGAGTATGTTGTTGGGTTTGTAAAATGGTTTGAAGATTCTATTGTTAAAGCCCCGATTACGGAAATATTATCAGGAAGTCTTGGGTTGATTTTTGGTTTATTTGTTGCATATTTAGCAGGAATCCCATTTAATAAAATGGAAATTCCAATTCTCAATACGGTAATTCCTATTCTTCTTACATTATTACTTGGTTATGTAGGTTTTCAGGTTGGATTTAAGAAAAGGGAAGAGCTAATGAGTCTATTCACAATGTCTGCACGCCAAAAGAAAAAGAATGTAGTAGAGTCAGAAGAAGAAATAAAGCCTTCAAATTCATTGAAGCTATTGGATACAAGCGTCATTATTGATGGAAGAATAGCGGATATATGCCAAACGGGATTTTTAGATGGTATTATTGTTATTCCGCAATTCGTATTAGAGGAATTACAGCATATTGCTGATTCATCTGATGCATTAAAACGTAACAGAGGCCGTAGAGGATTGGATATCCTCAAAAGAATCCAAAAGGAACTTCCAATCGAGGTTCAAATTTATGAAGGTGACTTTGAAGATATTCAAGAAGTAGATAGTAAGCTTATAAAACTGGCGAAGCTAACGAACGGAATCGTTGTTACAAATGATTTTAATCTGAATAAGGTTTGTGAACTTCAAAGTGTACAAGTTTTGAATATTAATGATCTGGCAAATGCGGTGAAGCCGGTAGTTCTTCCTGGCGAAGAGTTAAATGTCCAATTAATAAAGGATGGGAAAGAATATCACCAAGGAATCGCTTATTTGGATGATGGTACAATGATTGTTGTTGAGGAAGGAAGAAACTATATAGGTAAACGGATTGATGTATTAGTGACAAGCGTCTTACAAACATCTGCAGGGCGTATGATATTTGCAAAGCCTAAACTATTAGAAAGAGCTTTGTAA
- the ispD gene encoding 2-C-methyl-D-erythritol 4-phosphate cytidylyltransferase, which produces MDYQVIIPAAGQGKRMGAGKNKLFLQLQNQPIILHTINIFLHDKDCKGIILVIQPDDEAEFEEMLDTLPLKEKITIVYGGSERQYSVYNGLLAAQNAEIVLVHDGARPFIQLEMVHQLVASACEAGAAIAAVPVKDTIKKVNNNQVTETIERKSLWQVQTPQAFRFDLLFQAHQQAKQDHYLGTDESSLVERINYPVHIVTGSYDNIKLTTPEDLYFAEAILKKQSVMK; this is translated from the coding sequence ATGGATTATCAGGTGATTATTCCTGCAGCAGGACAGGGGAAGAGAATGGGTGCTGGGAAAAATAAATTATTTCTTCAATTACAAAACCAGCCCATTATTTTGCATACAATAAATATTTTCCTACATGATAAGGACTGCAAAGGAATTATATTAGTTATTCAACCTGATGATGAAGCTGAATTTGAAGAAATGCTTGATACTTTACCTTTGAAGGAAAAGATAACAATCGTGTATGGTGGATCGGAGAGACAATATAGTGTTTATAATGGCCTTTTAGCAGCTCAAAATGCGGAGATTGTTCTAGTGCATGATGGAGCTAGGCCATTTATCCAATTAGAAATGGTGCATCAATTAGTTGCTTCAGCATGTGAAGCAGGAGCTGCAATTGCGGCAGTTCCGGTAAAAGACACGATTAAAAAGGTAAACAATAATCAAGTAACGGAGACAATAGAGCGTAAAAGCTTGTGGCAGGTTCAGACTCCACAGGCTTTTCGCTTTGATCTTCTTTTTCAGGCACATCAACAGGCTAAACAAGATCATTATCTTGGAACAGATGAGTCTTCTTTAGTGGAGAGGATTAATTATCCTGTTCATATCGTTACAGGAAGTTATGATAATATTAAGCTAACGACTCCGGAAGATCTTTATTTTGCCGAAGCCATATTAAAAAAACAATCAGTAATGAAATAA
- the ispF gene encoding 2-C-methyl-D-erythritol 2,4-cyclodiphosphate synthase, protein MFRIGQGYDVHQLVEGRPLIIGGVQIPYEKGLLGHSDADVLLHTIADASLGAIGEGDIGRHFPDTDPKFKDADSAVLLQHVWELVKKKGYCLGNIDCTIIAQKPKMAPYIGEIRQRIAQLLEGEIDQVNVKATTTEKLGFTGRGEGIAALAVILLERDERN, encoded by the coding sequence ATGTTTCGTATTGGTCAAGGGTATGATGTACATCAGCTTGTAGAAGGAAGACCACTTATTATTGGTGGAGTTCAAATTCCATATGAAAAAGGATTATTAGGACACTCAGATGCGGATGTTTTATTACATACAATAGCAGATGCTAGTTTAGGAGCAATTGGTGAGGGGGATATTGGCAGACATTTTCCTGACACAGATCCAAAATTCAAAGATGCCGATTCTGCAGTTCTTCTTCAACATGTTTGGGAATTAGTGAAGAAAAAGGGTTATTGTTTGGGAAATATTGATTGTACGATTATTGCTCAAAAGCCTAAAATGGCCCCATATATAGGTGAAATTCGCCAGAGAATTGCACAACTTCTAGAAGGAGAAATTGATCAGGTTAATGTTAAAGCGACAACGACTGAGAAATTAGGTTTTACTGGAAGAGGAGAAGGGATTGCAGCTTTGGCTGTTATTCTTTTAGAAAGAGACGAAAGAAATTAA
- the gltX gene encoding glutamate--tRNA ligase has translation MSTDIRVRYAPSPTGHLHIGNARTALFNYLFARSQGGKFIIRIEDTDLKRNIAGGEESQLKYLKWLGMDWDESIDKEGEYAPYRQSERGEIYQKYYTDLLERDLAYKCYCTEEELEAEREEQMARGETPQYSGKCRHLTKEDQERLEKEGRKPSIRFAVPKGRVYSFKDMVKDDVSFESDGIGDFVIIKKDGIPTYNFAVAVDDHLMKISHVLRGDDHITNTPKQLMIYEAFGWEPPIFGHMTLIVNESRKKLSKRDESIIQFIEQYEELGYLPEALFNFIALLGWSPQGEEELFTKEEFIKIFDAERLSKSPALFDKQKLTWMNNQYVKQLDVDRAVEIALPHLIKANLVSENLFEQEQTWVQHLVALYQDQMSYGAEIVELSKLFFTDSISYDEEAKQILSEEQVPEVLKAFLQELNGLEEFKAEEIQKAIKAVQKSTGHKGKKLFMPIRVAVTGQAHGPDLPKTIELLGKEKINSRLEALIG, from the coding sequence ATGTCAACCGATATTCGCGTTCGATATGCACCAAGTCCTACTGGTCACTTGCACATAGGTAATGCTAGGACTGCCCTTTTTAATTATTTATTTGCCCGTAGTCAAGGAGGCAAATTTATCATTCGTATTGAAGATACTGATCTCAAGCGGAATATTGCTGGAGGCGAAGAAAGCCAGTTAAAATACTTAAAATGGTTAGGTATGGACTGGGATGAGAGTATCGATAAAGAAGGTGAATATGCACCTTATCGTCAATCAGAGCGTGGAGAAATCTATCAAAAATATTATACCGATCTCTTAGAAAGAGATTTAGCATATAAATGTTATTGTACAGAGGAAGAGTTAGAAGCAGAACGTGAAGAGCAAATGGCACGGGGAGAAACACCACAATATTCTGGGAAGTGCCGCCATTTAACGAAAGAGGATCAAGAACGTCTTGAAAAAGAAGGACGCAAGCCTAGTATTCGTTTTGCCGTACCAAAGGGCCGTGTTTACTCTTTTAAAGATATGGTCAAAGACGATGTAAGCTTTGAATCTGATGGAATTGGCGACTTTGTTATTATTAAAAAGGACGGCATTCCGACATATAACTTTGCTGTAGCAGTTGATGATCATTTAATGAAAATTTCTCACGTTCTACGTGGAGATGACCATATTACGAATACACCGAAGCAATTAATGATTTATGAAGCATTTGGCTGGGAGCCACCGATATTCGGACATATGACATTAATTGTTAATGAAAGTCGTAAGAAGCTTAGCAAGCGTGATGAAAGCATTATCCAATTTATTGAACAGTATGAGGAATTAGGTTATCTGCCTGAAGCGTTATTTAACTTTATCGCGCTACTAGGATGGTCTCCTCAAGGTGAAGAAGAGCTATTTACGAAAGAAGAATTTATTAAGATTTTTGATGCTGAACGATTGTCTAAATCTCCTGCATTGTTCGACAAGCAAAAATTAACTTGGATGAATAACCAATATGTGAAACAGCTTGATGTAGATCGTGCGGTTGAAATTGCGTTGCCACATCTTATCAAGGCTAATTTGGTAAGTGAGAATTTATTTGAGCAAGAACAAACATGGGTACAACATTTAGTTGCATTATATCAGGATCAAATGAGTTATGGTGCTGAAATTGTTGAATTGTCTAAGCTATTTTTCACTGATTCCATTTCCTATGATGAAGAAGCGAAGCAAATTTTAAGTGAGGAACAAGTTCCTGAAGTTCTAAAAGCCTTTTTGCAAGAGCTTAATGGCTTAGAGGAGTTTAAAGCAGAAGAAATTCAAAAAGCCATTAAAGCAGTGCAAAAGTCAACAGGGCATAAAGGTAAAAAATTATTCATGCCAATTCGTGTGGCGGTAACTGGTCAAGCACATGGTCCTGATTTACCAAAAACGATTGAGCTTTTAGGCAAAGAAAAAATAAATAGCAGATTGGAAGCTCTTATTGGTTAA
- the cysE gene encoding serine O-acetyltransferase — protein MFKRMKEDIEVVFEQDPAARSSFEVILTYSGLHAIWAHRVAHGFYKRRLFFIARVISQISRFFTGIEIHPGAKIGRRFFIDHGMGVVIGETCEIGDNVTVFQGVTLGGTGKEKGKRHPTIKDNALIATGAKVLGSITVGENSKIGAGSVVLKNVPPNSTVVGIPGRVVIQDGVKIKKDLNHSDLPDPVADVCSAMEERIKHLEAELARIQEEGVEEVHVHSNL, from the coding sequence GTGTTTAAACGCATGAAGGAAGATATAGAAGTGGTATTTGAGCAAGACCCTGCAGCTAGAAGTTCGTTTGAAGTCATTTTAACTTACTCAGGATTACATGCCATATGGGCCCATAGAGTTGCTCATGGATTTTATAAAAGAAGGCTGTTTTTTATTGCCCGAGTCATTTCACAAATCAGTCGCTTTTTTACAGGAATAGAGATTCATCCAGGAGCCAAAATCGGACGCCGCTTTTTTATTGATCATGGAATGGGTGTTGTAATTGGTGAAACATGTGAAATAGGTGATAATGTAACAGTGTTTCAAGGTGTTACTTTAGGCGGAACAGGGAAGGAAAAAGGAAAACGGCACCCCACAATTAAAGATAATGCCTTAATTGCAACAGGAGCAAAAGTGTTAGGTTCCATAACAGTTGGGGAAAACTCTAAGATTGGTGCCGGTTCAGTCGTTTTGAAAAATGTACCTCCTAATTCTACTGTTGTTGGAATTCCTGGTCGTGTAGTCATTCAAGATGGGGTCAAAATTAAGAAGGACTTAAATCATAGTGATCTTCCGGATCCTGTAGCTGACGTATGTTCTGCTATGGAGGAAAGAATAAAACATTTAGAAGCTGAATTAGCTCGTATACAAGAGGAAGGAGTCGAAGAAGTACATGTCCATTCAAATTTATAA
- the cysS gene encoding cysteine--tRNA ligase: MSIQIYNTLTRKKEPFIPLEEGKVKMYVCGPTVYNYIHIGNARPAIVFDTVRKYLEYRGFDVDFVSNFTDVDDKLIKAAKELGEDVPTIADRFIDAYFEDVSALGCNKASVHPRVTENMDIIIEFIETLINKGYAYESEGDVYYRTRKFNGYGKLSHQSVDDLKSGARIEVGEKKEDALDFALWKAAKEGEIHWESPWGKGRPGWHIECSAMARKYLGDTIDIHAGGQDLTFPHHENEIAQSEALTGKTFARYWMHNGYININNEKMSKSLGNFVLVHDIIKHFDPQVLRFFMLSVHYRNPINYSEELLENAGSGLERIKTSYQNLKHRLQSSTNLTENDQEWLTKIEESHQEFVKEMDDDFNTANGISVLFELSKQANYYLREKNTSEKVLHAFMDEFKGLFNVLGLKLESEELLDEEIEELIQKRNQARKDRDFQLADAIRDQLKEMNIILEDTPQGIRWRRG; this comes from the coding sequence ATGTCCATTCAAATTTATAATACGTTAACTAGAAAAAAGGAGCCATTTATCCCATTAGAAGAGGGTAAAGTAAAAATGTATGTGTGCGGTCCAACCGTATATAATTATATTCACATTGGAAATGCAAGACCGGCTATTGTTTTTGATACGGTCCGTAAGTATTTAGAGTATCGTGGATTTGATGTTGATTTTGTTTCAAATTTTACAGATGTTGACGATAAGTTAATTAAGGCCGCTAAAGAGTTGGGGGAAGATGTACCAACAATCGCAGATCGTTTTATCGATGCTTATTTTGAGGATGTCTCTGCATTAGGTTGCAATAAAGCAAGTGTGCATCCACGTGTTACAGAAAATATGGATATTATTATAGAATTTATCGAAACATTGATAAATAAAGGATATGCTTATGAATCAGAAGGGGATGTATATTATCGAACAAGAAAGTTTAACGGGTACGGGAAACTTTCTCATCAATCAGTCGATGATTTAAAATCTGGTGCTCGTATTGAAGTTGGAGAAAAGAAAGAAGATGCATTAGATTTTGCCCTTTGGAAGGCGGCTAAAGAGGGAGAGATCCATTGGGAAAGTCCGTGGGGAAAAGGAAGACCAGGTTGGCATATTGAGTGCTCCGCGATGGCTCGTAAATATTTAGGAGACACCATTGATATTCATGCGGGTGGTCAGGATCTAACCTTCCCTCACCATGAAAATGAAATCGCTCAATCAGAAGCGTTAACTGGAAAAACTTTTGCCCGCTATTGGATGCACAATGGTTATATCAATATTAACAATGAAAAAATGTCTAAGTCACTTGGAAACTTTGTGCTAGTTCACGATATTATTAAACATTTTGATCCTCAGGTTTTACGATTTTTTATGCTTTCTGTACATTATCGTAATCCTATTAATTATAGTGAAGAACTATTGGAGAATGCGGGTAGTGGTTTAGAACGTATTAAAACATCGTATCAGAATTTAAAACATCGCTTACAAAGCAGTACTAATTTAACCGAAAATGATCAAGAATGGCTAACAAAAATTGAGGAATCACATCAAGAATTTGTTAAAGAAATGGATGATGATTTTAATACTGCGAATGGAATCTCTGTATTATTTGAATTATCCAAGCAAGCAAATTATTATTTACGTGAAAAGAATACATCAGAAAAAGTGTTACATGCTTTTATGGATGAATTTAAAGGTTTATTCAATGTGCTAGGATTAAAACTTGAATCGGAAGAATTATTGGATGAAGAAATTGAAGAGCTCATTCAAAAACGAAATCAAGCACGTAAGGATAGAGATTTTCAATTAGCTGATGCAATTCGTGATCAGCTGAAAGAAATGAATATTATTTTAGAGGATACACCACAAGGAATTAGATGGAGAAGAGGGTAA
- a CDS encoding Mini-ribonuclease 3 encodes MQKPVDVKQLNSLALAYMGDAVYEVYIRHHLLHLGKTKPHHLHKAATKYVSAKAQASILKMFIEQEVLTEEEKAIVKRGRNAKSGSIPKNTDVQTYNHSTGFEALIGHLYLMKDFDRLENVIFKAIETVEAHS; translated from the coding sequence ATGCAAAAGCCAGTTGATGTAAAACAACTTAATAGCTTAGCTCTTGCCTATATGGGAGATGCTGTATATGAAGTATATATACGGCATCATCTTCTCCACCTTGGAAAAACGAAACCTCATCACTTGCATAAAGCGGCAACAAAATATGTTTCTGCAAAAGCGCAGGCAAGTATTTTGAAAATGTTTATAGAGCAAGAAGTATTAACAGAAGAGGAAAAAGCGATTGTAAAACGAGGGAGAAATGCAAAATCAGGATCGATTCCCAAAAATACAGATGTTCAAACATATAATCATAGTACAGGGTTTGAAGCATTAATTGGTCACTTATATTTAATGAAGGATTTCGATCGATTGGAAAATGTTATTTTTAAGGCAATCGAAACAGTTGAAGCACATAGTTAA
- the rlmB gene encoding 23S rRNA (guanosine(2251)-2'-O)-methyltransferase RlmB, giving the protein MDREFIAGKNPVIEALKSNRDINKIWISEGSNKGQMQQIIKLAKESKVLVQYVPKQKIDQMVKENHQGVVAQVAAYQYAELDDLFKLAEQKQEDPFFIILDELEDPHNLGSILRTADAAGVHGIIIPKRRAVGLTAAVAKASTGAIEHVPVARVTNLSNTIKELKERGLWIFGTDAKGSQDYRTMDGKMPLAIVIGSEGKGISRLIKESCDFLVHLPMVGHVTSLNASVAASLLIYEVYRKRHPQGE; this is encoded by the coding sequence ATGGATAGAGAATTTATTGCTGGAAAAAATCCAGTAATTGAAGCCTTAAAATCCAATCGTGATATCAATAAAATATGGATTTCAGAAGGCTCTAATAAGGGGCAAATGCAACAAATTATCAAACTTGCAAAAGAATCAAAGGTTTTAGTTCAATATGTTCCGAAACAAAAAATTGATCAAATGGTGAAAGAAAATCATCAAGGCGTAGTTGCTCAAGTAGCTGCGTATCAATATGCAGAATTAGATGATTTATTTAAGTTAGCTGAACAAAAACAAGAGGATCCTTTCTTCATCATACTTGATGAATTAGAAGACCCACATAATCTTGGCTCTATTTTGCGAACTGCCGATGCAGCAGGCGTTCATGGCATTATTATTCCTAAGCGTAGAGCGGTAGGATTAACAGCTGCAGTAGCAAAGGCATCAACTGGAGCAATTGAACATGTACCTGTCGCAAGGGTTACAAATTTATCGAATACAATTAAGGAATTAAAGGAACGTGGATTGTGGATTTTTGGTACAGACGCTAAAGGAAGTCAAGACTATCGCACGATGGATGGAAAAATGCCTTTGGCTATCGTTATTGGTAGTGAAGGGAAGGGGATTAGTCGACTAATCAAGGAATCATGTGATTTTCTTGTTCACCTACCAATGGTGGGACATGTTACCTCTTTGAATGCTTCTGTGGCGGCTAGTTTATTAATATACGAGGTTTATCGGAAACGACATCCGCAAGGTGAATAG
- a CDS encoding NYN domain-containing protein — protein MDILLVDGYNIIGAWPELRSLKKTNLSHARDRLIEKMAEYQGYTGYRVIVVFDALYVKGKEKKYKQHKVEVIFTKENESADERIEKLAIQLNNRTTQIHVATSDYTEQWAIFGQGALRISARELLNEMNMINHNIEKDVRETHEYKPVSRIPLSKDVAEIFEKLRRGQQ, from the coding sequence ATGGACATTTTGCTCGTAGATGGTTACAACATAATTGGTGCGTGGCCGGAGCTTAGAAGTTTAAAAAAAACAAATCTAAGTCATGCAAGAGATCGTTTAATTGAAAAAATGGCTGAATATCAGGGATACACAGGATATAGAGTAATTGTTGTATTTGATGCCTTATATGTTAAGGGGAAAGAAAAAAAGTATAAACAGCATAAAGTTGAAGTTATATTTACAAAGGAAAATGAATCGGCCGATGAACGTATCGAAAAACTAGCAATCCAGTTAAATAATCGGACAACTCAGATTCATGTTGCTACATCTGACTATACAGAGCAATGGGCGATCTTCGGACAAGGTGCACTTCGAATATCGGCACGAGAATTATTAAATGAAATGAATATGATTAATCATAATATTGAAAAGGATGTTCGAGAAACACATGAATATAAGCCGGTTTCAAGGATTCCTTTAAGCAAAGATGTTGCTGAAATTTTCGAAAAGCTTAGGAGAGGTCAGCAATGA